The following coding sequences are from one Oryzisolibacter sp. LB2S window:
- a CDS encoding DUF2892 domain-containing protein has translation MTSWQVVRIIAGSFILLSLALGIPGSPIFMSQWWLAFTAFVGVNLLQSGLTRWCLMESILRKLGIQPGC, from the coding sequence ATGACCTCATGGCAAGTCGTTCGCATCATTGCTGGCAGCTTCATCCTGCTGAGCCTGGCGCTGGGCATACCCGGCAGCCCCATTTTCATGAGCCAGTGGTGGCTGGCCTTCACCGCCTTCGTGGGCGTGAACCTGCTGCAAAGCGGGCTCACCCGCTGGTGCCTGATGGAGAGCATTCTGCGCAAGCTGGGCATACAGCCCGGTTGCTGA
- a CDS encoding FAD-dependent oxidoreductase, which produces MNAPTNAAPHITVLGAGFGALATVRELRRRSGDVQITLVSPRAELHYLPSIIWIPSGLRTREQLVVPLAPFFERMRVRHVAAEVTGLSDDGRTVRTTAGDVANDALVIATGGRFIKKLPGVEHAITPCEGIDAAEKIRDRLRAMQGGTIAIGFAANPQEQQAVRGGPMFEFLFGIDTQLRREGRRERFELVFFNPSAEPGNRLGAKAVQGLLATMARRGIRTHLGHKLLRFEADKVVTEGGEIAADLILFMPGMTGNAWFDQTTLPRSSGGLVRADAQCRIEGWQHAYVVGDAGSFPGPDWAPKQAHMAELHARAAAQNLLDGLAGRPQTAGFAAELACIIDSIDGGTLVLRNARRNLVLPSSRAFHWAKRAFERRYLRQYR; this is translated from the coding sequence CGAGCTGCGCCGGCGCAGCGGCGATGTGCAGATCACGCTGGTGTCGCCGCGCGCCGAGCTGCACTACCTGCCCAGCATCATCTGGATACCGAGCGGCCTGCGCACGCGCGAGCAGCTCGTCGTGCCGCTCGCGCCGTTCTTCGAGCGCATGCGCGTGCGCCATGTGGCGGCCGAGGTCACGGGCCTGTCCGATGACGGCCGCACGGTGCGCACCACGGCGGGCGATGTGGCCAACGACGCGCTGGTCATCGCCACGGGCGGGCGCTTCATCAAGAAGCTGCCTGGCGTGGAGCACGCCATCACGCCCTGCGAGGGAATAGATGCGGCCGAGAAGATCCGCGACCGCCTGCGCGCCATGCAGGGCGGCACCATCGCCATCGGCTTTGCAGCCAATCCGCAGGAGCAGCAGGCCGTGCGCGGCGGGCCGATGTTCGAGTTTCTCTTCGGCATCGACACCCAGCTGCGCCGCGAGGGCCGGCGCGAGCGCTTCGAGCTGGTGTTCTTCAACCCCAGCGCGGAGCCCGGCAACCGCCTGGGAGCGAAGGCCGTGCAGGGCCTGCTGGCCACCATGGCGCGCCGCGGCATACGCACCCACCTGGGGCACAAGCTGCTGCGCTTCGAGGCCGACAAGGTCGTGACCGAGGGCGGCGAGATCGCGGCCGACCTGATCCTCTTCATGCCCGGCATGACGGGCAACGCCTGGTTCGACCAGACCACCCTGCCCCGCTCGAGCGGCGGCCTGGTGCGCGCCGATGCGCAATGCCGCATCGAGGGCTGGCAGCACGCCTATGTGGTGGGCGACGCGGGCAGCTTCCCCGGGCCCGACTGGGCTCCCAAGCAGGCCCACATGGCCGAGCTGCACGCGCGCGCCGCGGCGCAGAACCTGCTCGACGGCCTGGCAGGCCGGCCGCAGACGGCGGGCTTTGCGGCCGAGCTGGCCTGCATCATCGACTCCATCGACGGCGGCACCCTGGTGCTGCGCAATGCGCGGCGCAACCTGGTGCTGCCGAGCTCGCGCGCCTTCCACTGGGCCAAGCGCGCCTTCGAGCGGCGCTACCTGCGCCAGTACCGCTGA